A stretch of Eubalaena glacialis isolate mEubGla1 chromosome 10, mEubGla1.1.hap2.+ XY, whole genome shotgun sequence DNA encodes these proteins:
- the LOC133098758 gene encoding speckle targeted PIP5K1A-regulated poly(A) polymerase-like encodes MAAVDSDVKPLPRGGFRCCLCHVTTANRPSLEAHLGGRKHRHLVELRAARKAQGLRSVFVSGFPRDVDSTQLSEYFQAFGPVASVVMDKDKGVFAIVEMGDMGAREAVLSQPQHSLGGHRLRVRPREQKEFQSPASKSPKGVAPDSHQLAKALAEAPDVEAQMVKLVGLRELSEAERQLRSLVVALVQEVFTEFFPGCVVHPFGSSINSFDVHGCDLDLFLDLGDLDEPQPAPKAAESPSLDSALASPLDPQALACTPASPPDSQPPASPQDSEALDCEVPSSSLAPRTPDSALASETLASPQSLPTSSPLQEDRGEGDLGKAMELAEALKGEKAEGGAMLELVGSILRGCVPGVYRVQTVPSARRPVVKFCHRPSGLHGDISLSNRLALHNSRFLSLCSELDGRVRPLVYTLRCWAQGRGLSGSGPLLNNYALTLLVIYFLQTRDPPVLPTVSQLTQKAGEGEQVEVDGWDCSFPRDASRLEPSTNKESLSSLLAQFFSCVSCWDLRGSLLSLREAAAGYRTVVRKPSMPSSLSGCCFSTALPPPPPHRSLPDGLLCGSAESPTSFLCGITMAAGTLYTYPENWRAFKALIAAQYSGAQVRVLSAPPHFHFGQTNRTPEFLHKFPAGKVPAFEGDDGFCVFESNAIAYYVSNEELRGSTPEAAAQVVQWVSFADSDIVPPASTWVFPTLGIMHHNKQATENAKEEVRRILGLLDAHLKTRTFLVGERVTLADITVVCTLLWLYKQVLEPSFRQAFTNTNRWFLTCINQPQFRAVLGEVKLCEKMAQFDAKKFAESQPKKDTPRKEKAAREEKQKPQAERKEEKKAAAPAPEEELDECEQALAAEPKAKDPFAHLPKSTFVLDEFKRKYSNEDTLSVALPYFWEHFDKDGWSLWYSDYRFPEELTQTFMSCNLITGMFQRLDKLRKNAFASVILFGTNNSSSISGVWVFRGQELAFPLSPDWQVDYESYTWRKLDPSSEETQTLVREYFSWDGAFQHVGKAFNQGKIFK; translated from the exons GACCCAGCCTAGAGGCCCACCTGGGAGGCCGGAAGCACCGGCACCTGGTAGAACTACGAGCTGCTCGAAAGGCCCAGGGACTTCGAAGCGTGTTTGTCAGTGGCTTTCCCCGGGATGTGGATTCTACTCAGCTCTCTGAGTACTTCCAGGCATTTGGACCTGTGGCCAGTGTTGTCATGGACAAGGACAAG GGAGTGTTTGCCATTGTGGAGATGGGGGACATGGGTGCCCGGGAAGCTGTCCTCTCACAGCCCCAGCACAGCTTGGGAGGACATCGCCTGAGGGTCCGGCCACGGGAGCAGAAAGAGTTCCAGAGCCCAGCCTCCAAGTCCCCCAAAGGAGTGGCCCCCGACAGTCACCAGCTGGCAAAAGCACTAGCGGAGGCCCCGGACGTGGAGGCACAGATGGTGAAGCTCGTGGGGCTGAGGGAGCTGTCTGAGGCTGAGCGGCAGCTTCGGAGCCTCGTGGTGGCCCTGGTGCAGGAGGTCTTCACAGAGTTCTTCCCTG GCTGTGTGGTCCATCCTTTTGGCTCTTCCATAAACAGCTTTGACGTCCATGGCTGTGATCTTGACCTCTTCCTGGATCTGGGGGACTTGGACGAGCCCCAG CCAGCCCCAAAGGCTGCAGAATCTCCATCCTTGGACTCGGCCCTTGCATCCCCACTGGACCCTCAAGCCCTGGCCTgcaccccagcctcccctccagaCTCACAGCCTCCAGCTTCTCCCCAAGACTCGGAAGCCCTGGACTGTGaagtcccttcctcctccctggcaCCCCGGACTCCAGACTCTGCTTTGGCCTCTGAGACCCTCGCCTCTCCCCAGTCCCTGCCCACATCCTCGCCACTGCAGGAGGACCGGGGAGAGGGGGACCTGGGGAAGGCCATGGAACTGGCAGAGGCCCTGAAGGGGGAGAAAGCAGAAGGGGGAGCCATGCTGGAGCTGGTGGGATCCATTCTTCGGGGCTGCGTCCCTGGAGTGTACCGAGTCCAAACTGTGCCTTCTGCCCGACGCCCTGTGGTCAAGTTCTGCCATCGGCCTTCAGGTCTCCACGGTGACATCTCCCTCAGTAACAG GCTGGCCCTGCATAACTCCCGCTTCCTGAGCCTCTGCTCTGAGCTGGATGGGCGAGTACGGCCCCTTGTGTACACTCTGCGCTGCTGGGCTCAGGGTCGAGGGCTGTCAG GGAGTGGCCCACTTCTCAATAACTACGCCCTGACCTTGCTCGTGATCTATTTCCTTCAGACCAGGGACCCTCCTGTGTTGCCCACTGTGTCCCAGCTCACCCAGAAAGCAG GTGAGGGCGAACAGGTGGAGGTTGATGGCTGGGACTGTAGTTTCCCCAGGGATGCCTCGAGACTGGAGCCCAGCACCAATAAGGAGTCCCTGA gtTCCCTGCTGGCCCAGTTCTTCTCCTGCGTCTCTTGTTGGGATCTTCGTGGCTCACTGCTGTCCCTGCGGGAGG CTGCCGCGGGATACCGAACTGTCGTGCGTAAGCCTTCTATGCCGTCCTCGCTTTCCGGCTGCTGTTTCTCCACggctctcccccccccccccccccaccgttcTCTCCCTGACGGCTTACTTTGCGGCAGCGCGGAGAGCCCCACCTCCTTTCTCTGCGGAATCACCATGGCGGCTGGG ACCCTGTACACATATCCCGAAAACTGGAGGGCCTTCAAGGCCCTCATTGCCGCTCAGTACAGCGGGGCTCAGGTCCGCGTGCTCTCCGCACCACCCCACTTCCATTTTGGCCAAACCAACCGCACCCCCGAATTTCTCCATAAATTTCCTGCTGGCAAG GTTCCAGCCTTTGAGGGTGACGATGGATTCTGTGTGTTCGAGAGCAATGCCATTGCCTACTACG TGAGCAACGAGGAGCTGCGGGGAAGTACTCCCGAAGCAGCagcccaggtggtgcagtgggtgAGCTTTGCTGATAGCGACATAGTTCCCCCAGCCAGTACCTGGGTGTTCCCCACCTTGGGCATCATGCACCACAACAAGCAG GCCACAGAGAATGCAAAGGAGGAGGTGAGGCGAATTCTGGGGCTGCTGGATGCTCACTTGAAGACAAGGACTTTTCTGGTGGGCGAACGTGTGACACTGGCTGACATCACAGTTGTCTGCACCCTGTTGTGGCTTTATAAACAG GTTCTGGAGCCTTCTTTCCGCCAGGCCTTCACTAATACAAACCGCTGGTTCCTCACCTGCATTAACCAGCCCCAGTTCCGGGCGGTCTTGGGGGAGGTGAAACTCTGTGAGAAAATGGCCCAATTTGATG CTAAAAAGTTTGCAGAGAGCCAGCCTAAAAAGGACACCCCACGGAAAGAGAAAGCTGCTCGAGAAGAGAAGCAGAAGCCCCAGGCCGAGCGGAAAGAGGAGAAGAAGGCAGCTGCCCCTGCTCCTGAGGAGGAGCTGGATGAATGTGAGCAGGCGCTGGCTGCTGAGCCGAAGGCCAAGGACCCCTTTGCTCACCTGCCCAAGAG tACCTTTGTGTTGGATGAATTTAAGCGCAAGTACTCCAACGAGGACACACTCTCCGTGGCGCTGCCGTACTTTTGGGAGCACTTTGATAAAGATGGCTGGTCCCTGTGGTACTCCGACTACCGCTTCCCTGAAGAGCTCACCCAGACCTTCATGAGCTGCAACCTCATCACCG GAATGTTCCAGCGATTGGACAAACTGAGGAAGAATGCCTTTGCCAGTGTCATTCTGTTTGGAACCAACAATAGCAGCTCCATTTCTGGAGTCTGGGTCTTCCGAGGCCAGGAGCTTGCCTTTCCG CTGAGTCCAGACTGGCAGGTGGACTACGAGTCATACACGTGGCGGAAACTGGATCCCAGCAGCGAGGAGACCCAGACGCTGGTTCGAGAATACTTTTCCTGGGATGGGGCCTTCCAGCATGTGGGCAAAGCCTTCAATCAGGGCAAGATCTTCAAGTGA